The following are encoded in a window of Amycolatopsis lexingtonensis genomic DNA:
- a CDS encoding amidase: MTELPDLTAVELVAHYRAKTLSPVEVTEAVLHRIEAREPELHALYAYDPSGALDEAKASEGRWASGEPLGPIDGVPLTLKENIATRGTPVPLGTAATALTPAAEDAPAAARVRESGGVLLAKTTMPDYGMLTSGLSSFHETARNPWLTSASPGGSSAGAGAAAAAGYGPLHVGTDIGGSIRLPAGWCGLTGLKPSFGRVPVDPPFLGRVAGPMTRTVADTALLMSVLSAPDERDHLSLPPADLDWSSLDSSPDGLRIGLHLDPGVGLPVDPATRDAVTAAARAFEAAGAIVEPVEPFLTREMLDGLDVFWRTRAWSDMAALPAERRAKVLPYIADWAAGGAEVSGVDAYCGFAQIDAISVAALRATSAFDFVLSPACPVAAPPAEWASPTNDPARPFEHIAFTVPYNMSGQPAVSVNCGYTDDGRPIGLQIAGRRFDDVGVLRAAAAYERLRGPQRPWPIG, encoded by the coding sequence ATGACCGAGTTGCCCGATCTGACCGCCGTCGAACTCGTCGCGCACTACCGCGCGAAGACGCTCTCGCCGGTCGAGGTGACCGAAGCGGTGCTGCACCGCATCGAGGCGCGAGAGCCGGAACTGCACGCGTTGTACGCATACGACCCTTCAGGCGCTCTCGACGAAGCGAAGGCGTCCGAAGGGCGCTGGGCGTCCGGCGAACCGCTCGGCCCGATCGACGGCGTCCCGCTGACCCTCAAGGAGAACATCGCGACCCGCGGCACCCCGGTCCCGCTGGGCACGGCGGCGACCGCGCTGACCCCGGCGGCCGAAGACGCCCCGGCGGCGGCGCGGGTCCGCGAGTCCGGCGGCGTCCTGCTGGCCAAGACCACCATGCCGGACTACGGGATGCTGACGTCCGGGCTGTCGAGCTTCCACGAGACGGCCCGGAACCCGTGGCTGACCTCGGCGTCGCCGGGCGGTTCGAGCGCGGGCGCGGGCGCGGCGGCCGCGGCGGGCTACGGACCCCTCCACGTCGGCACCGACATCGGCGGCTCGATCCGGCTGCCCGCGGGCTGGTGCGGCCTGACCGGCCTGAAGCCGAGCTTCGGCCGCGTCCCGGTCGACCCGCCGTTCCTCGGCCGGGTGGCGGGCCCGATGACGCGGACGGTCGCGGACACGGCGTTGCTGATGAGCGTCCTGTCGGCGCCCGACGAGCGCGACCACCTGAGCCTGCCCCCGGCGGACCTGGACTGGTCTTCCCTGGACTCGTCCCCGGACGGCCTGCGCATCGGCCTGCACCTCGACCCCGGCGTCGGCCTCCCGGTCGACCCGGCCACGCGCGACGCCGTCACCGCCGCGGCCCGTGCCTTTGAGGCCGCGGGCGCGATCGTCGAGCCGGTCGAGCCGTTCCTGACCCGCGAAATGCTCGACGGCCTCGACGTCTTCTGGCGCACGCGCGCGTGGTCGGACATGGCGGCGCTGCCGGCGGAGCGGCGTGCGAAGGTCCTCCCGTACATCGCGGACTGGGCCGCGGGCGGCGCGGAGGTGTCCGGAGTGGACGCGTACTGCGGCTTCGCCCAGATCGACGCGATCAGCGTCGCGGCCCTGCGCGCGACCTCGGCGTTCGACTTCGTCCTGTCCCCGGCCTGCCCGGTCGCGGCCCCGCCCGCGGAGTGGGCGTCCCCGACGAACGACCCGGCCCGCCCGTTCGAGCACATCGCGTTCACCGTCCCGTACAACATGTCCGGCCAGCCGGCGGTGTCCGTGAACTGCGGCTACACCGACGACGGCCGCCCGATCGGCCTCCAGATCGCGGGCCGCCGCTTCGACGACGTCGGTGTCCTCCGCGCGGCAGCGGCATACGAACGGCTCCGCGGCCCGCAACGGCCCTGGCCGATCGGGTAG
- a CDS encoding CU044_5270 family protein → MNDLETLRTALLPDEPAQDVVDRSRHRLQNHALGARRRRVRPFVIGAGLVAAAAAVVVATLPATPVPPLPPQAVVPVDTRPAVLLAAATVAEHAQVGTGKYWHSTTKVGKETWEYWTTTDGQEWYRGENTHGKAVLMPRPRPIRLNGDDDVTLSRILTLPADPGALRDWLAQGLTRHGIPANQGDTAVLQSLIDLVSTVPSPPPVRAAAFRAIAAYPGVHALDSRSVHLPGGGRLVVDPATGQVDGSSVFLGPDGKPATDAHGATYAVSAEWTDDLPK, encoded by the coding sequence ATGAATGACCTCGAGACCCTGCGCACGGCGCTCCTGCCCGACGAGCCGGCCCAGGACGTCGTCGACCGCAGCCGCCACCGGCTGCAGAACCACGCGCTCGGCGCCCGACGCCGGCGCGTCCGCCCGTTCGTGATCGGCGCCGGGCTCGTCGCGGCCGCGGCCGCCGTCGTGGTCGCGACCCTGCCCGCCACCCCGGTCCCGCCGTTGCCTCCCCAGGCGGTGGTGCCGGTCGACACCCGCCCGGCGGTCCTGCTGGCCGCCGCCACGGTCGCCGAGCACGCCCAGGTCGGCACCGGCAAGTACTGGCACTCGACGACGAAGGTCGGCAAGGAGACCTGGGAGTACTGGACCACCACCGACGGGCAGGAGTGGTACCGCGGCGAGAACACCCACGGCAAGGCCGTGCTCATGCCCCGCCCGCGGCCCATCCGGCTGAACGGCGACGACGACGTCACCCTGAGCCGGATCCTGACGCTCCCCGCCGACCCCGGGGCCCTGCGCGACTGGCTCGCGCAAGGCCTGACGCGGCACGGGATCCCCGCGAACCAGGGGGACACGGCGGTCCTCCAGTCCCTGATCGACCTGGTGTCGACCGTCCCGTCACCCCCGCCGGTGCGCGCGGCGGCGTTCCGCGCGATCGCCGCGTACCCGGGCGTGCACGCACTGGACAGCCGGAGCGTCCACCTCCCCGGCGGCGGCCGCCTGGTCGTCGACCCGGCGACCGGCCAGGTCGACGGCTCATCGGTGTTCCTGGGCCCGGACGGCAAACCGGCCACGGACGCGCACGGTGCCACGTACGCAGTCAGTGCCGAGTGGACGGACGACCTGCCGAAGTGA
- a CDS encoding RNA polymerase sigma factor, which produces MTEAAPATGVEQFTEVHDRHFAEVYRYVAGRLGTQAAEDVAAETFLVAFDRRATFDRTRGDLRAWLFGIATNLVSRHRRKEARHYRALARIEVPRPVEGHENRVAVAGQLGKALSRLTAGERDVLLLVALADLGYAEVAEALGISPGTVGSRLTRARKKLAPVLAPEATDE; this is translated from the coding sequence ATGACAGAGGCCGCCCCGGCGACCGGCGTCGAGCAGTTCACCGAGGTGCACGACCGCCACTTCGCCGAGGTCTACCGCTACGTCGCCGGCCGGCTCGGCACGCAGGCCGCGGAGGACGTCGCCGCCGAGACCTTCCTGGTGGCGTTCGACCGCCGCGCGACGTTCGACCGCACCCGCGGCGACCTGCGTGCCTGGTTGTTCGGCATCGCGACGAACCTGGTGTCGAGGCACCGCCGCAAGGAAGCCCGCCACTACCGCGCGCTCGCCCGGATCGAGGTGCCCCGGCCCGTCGAGGGGCACGAAAACCGCGTCGCCGTGGCGGGCCAGCTGGGAAAAGCGCTGTCGCGGCTGACCGCGGGCGAACGCGACGTCCTGCTGCTGGTGGCCCTCGCCGACCTCGGCTACGCGGAAGTCGCCGAGGCGCTCGGCATCTCCCCGGGCACGGTCGGCTCCCGGCTGACGCGCGCCCGCAAGAAGCTCGCCCCTGTTCTCGCCCCGGAGGCCACCGATGAATGA
- a CDS encoding ABC transporter ATP-binding protein, whose amino-acid sequence MSIVEVRDLERRYARRDVHALRGVSFAVEAGQRFGIVGESGSGKSTLVRLLAALDKPTAGTVTFQGKRVDNLPERKLGFLRSDLQIVFQDPMGSLDPRMRVLDIVSEPLGRREPDRVAELLAAVGLPVDAAQRFPHQFSGGQRQRISIARALAPNPSVLIADEPVSALDVSVRGQILDLLASLVEQFALTLIFVSHDLGVVRHVCDRVAVMRRGEIVELGDVGQVYEAPQHEYTRELLAAAPNLRAELARLSGGDDG is encoded by the coding sequence ATGAGCATCGTCGAAGTCCGTGACCTCGAACGCCGGTACGCCCGCCGGGACGTGCACGCGCTGCGCGGAGTCAGCTTCGCCGTCGAGGCCGGGCAGCGGTTCGGCATCGTCGGCGAGTCCGGCTCCGGCAAGTCGACGCTGGTCCGGCTGCTGGCCGCGCTCGACAAGCCGACCGCGGGCACGGTGACGTTCCAGGGCAAGCGCGTCGACAACCTGCCGGAACGCAAGCTCGGGTTCCTGCGGTCGGACCTGCAGATCGTCTTCCAGGACCCGATGGGATCGCTCGATCCCCGGATGCGCGTGCTGGACATCGTTTCCGAGCCGCTGGGCCGTCGCGAACCCGATCGCGTCGCCGAGCTGCTCGCCGCCGTCGGCCTGCCGGTCGACGCCGCCCAGCGCTTCCCGCACCAGTTCTCCGGCGGTCAGCGGCAGCGCATCTCCATCGCCCGCGCGCTGGCGCCGAACCCGAGCGTCCTGATCGCCGACGAGCCGGTCAGCGCGCTCGACGTCTCCGTGCGCGGGCAGATCCTCGACCTCCTCGCGTCGCTGGTCGAGCAGTTCGCGCTGACGCTGATCTTCGTGTCCCACGACCTCGGAGTCGTCCGGCACGTCTGCGACCGCGTCGCCGTGATGCGCCGCGGCGAAATCGTCGAGCTCGGCGACGTCGGCCAGGTTTACGAAGCGCCGCAGCACGAATACACGCGGGAGTTGCTGGCCGCCGCGCCGAACCTGCGCGCCGAGCTGGCCCGGCTGAGCGGAGGCGACGATGGCTGA
- a CDS encoding aldehyde dehydrogenase family protein, protein MAEYPGGLPVGAGWVSTVDVEEIVFPYDGSVIGAAPVGTPELARQAVDEAVAIARQVASLPSRVRRSLLNDVASAVRNRREEFENLLVLETGKPLVDCRVEVARTIVTWEAAAEEVSRLHGETVPLDLLPSGDGLVGFWKRKPIGVVVGIAGFNYPLLLASHKIAPAIAAGCPVIVKPAPQTPLATLWLVHLVRTLAPLPAMVQLVSGDAAVGAALTTDQRIGAVSFTGSAAVGHRIARDAAPTKTLLELGSNAALVVAGDADLDAAADAVLRGGFYASGQACISVQRVLVVASVAEEFTERLLARLGEVVVGDPRDEKTRVSALIDPASTARVAAWIEKSGARQVGGGVEGTVLRPTVLLDVPDGVEAWDEEIFGPVVCLRTVSDVDEAFAAVNASRYGLHASVYSRSLKTAFRALDELEVGGVVVNEVPGFRSDTMPYGGVKDSGIGREGPRFAVEELTVTRMAVLRP, encoded by the coding sequence ATGGCTGAGTACCCCGGCGGCCTGCCGGTCGGAGCGGGCTGGGTGTCCACTGTGGACGTCGAAGAAATCGTTTTCCCGTACGACGGGAGCGTCATCGGCGCGGCGCCCGTCGGCACGCCGGAGCTGGCTCGGCAGGCCGTCGACGAAGCTGTCGCCATTGCGCGTCAAGTGGCTTCGCTGCCTTCTCGGGTCCGGCGTTCGCTGCTCAACGACGTCGCTTCGGCGGTGCGGAATCGGCGCGAGGAGTTCGAGAACCTGCTCGTGCTGGAGACCGGCAAGCCGCTGGTCGACTGCCGCGTCGAGGTCGCGCGCACGATCGTCACGTGGGAAGCCGCCGCCGAAGAGGTGTCGCGGCTGCACGGCGAGACCGTGCCGCTGGACCTCCTCCCGTCCGGAGACGGCCTGGTCGGGTTCTGGAAGCGCAAGCCGATCGGGGTCGTCGTCGGCATCGCGGGGTTCAACTACCCGCTGCTGCTGGCGTCGCACAAGATCGCCCCCGCGATCGCCGCGGGCTGCCCGGTGATCGTCAAGCCGGCGCCCCAGACGCCGCTGGCCACGCTGTGGCTGGTGCACCTGGTCCGGACGCTCGCGCCACTGCCCGCCATGGTCCAGCTGGTCAGCGGCGACGCGGCCGTCGGCGCGGCGCTGACGACCGACCAGCGGATCGGCGCGGTGTCCTTCACCGGCTCGGCCGCCGTCGGCCACCGGATCGCCCGCGACGCGGCGCCCACGAAGACGCTGCTGGAGCTGGGTTCGAACGCGGCCTTGGTCGTCGCCGGGGACGCCGATCTGGACGCCGCCGCCGACGCCGTCCTGCGCGGCGGCTTCTACGCGTCCGGCCAGGCCTGCATCTCGGTGCAGCGCGTGCTGGTCGTCGCTTCGGTCGCCGAGGAGTTCACCGAACGGCTGCTGGCGCGGCTCGGCGAGGTCGTCGTCGGCGATCCGCGGGACGAGAAGACGCGGGTGTCCGCGCTGATCGACCCGGCGTCCACCGCCCGCGTCGCCGCGTGGATCGAGAAGTCCGGCGCCCGCCAGGTCGGCGGGGGTGTCGAAGGAACAGTGCTGCGGCCGACCGTCCTGCTCGACGTCCCGGACGGTGTCGAGGCGTGGGACGAGGAGATCTTCGGCCCGGTCGTCTGCCTGCGCACGGTGTCCGATGTGGACGAAGCGTTCGCCGCGGTCAACGCGTCCCGCTACGGCCTCCACGCCAGCGTCTACAGCCGGTCGCTGAAGACCGCGTTCCGCGCGCTCGACGAGCTGGAGGTCGGTGGCGTCGTGGTCAACGAGGTGCCCGGCTTCCGCTCGGACACCATGCCCTACGGCGGGGTGAAGGACTCCGGCATCGGCCGCGAGGGGCCGCGGTTCGCCGTCGAAGAGCTGACCGTGACGAGGATGGCGGTGCTGCGCCCGTGA
- a CDS encoding SDR family NAD(P)-dependent oxidoreductase produces MNYSTLFRLDGRRALVLGAGGIGREAARALAAHGADVVCADRDLEAAREAGVGEVYEIDLLAPGSVDKAASDLGPLDIVVLTAATNVRKRLLDYTREEFDRVIALNLGVTFEVVRVFGADMVARGRGSIIGFSSIRGTTVEPGQGPYAATKAGLVQLFRTAAAEFGPAGVRVNAIAPGVVETPLTAQIKANPEWYDAYAAKGALGRWARPDELAGAVVYLASDASSFVTGSVLAVDGGWTAVDGRFEPPAS; encoded by the coding sequence GTGAACTACTCGACGTTGTTCCGCCTGGACGGCCGCCGCGCGCTCGTGCTCGGCGCCGGGGGTATCGGCCGCGAAGCCGCCCGCGCGCTGGCCGCGCACGGCGCCGACGTGGTGTGCGCGGACCGTGACCTCGAAGCCGCGCGCGAGGCCGGCGTCGGCGAGGTGTACGAGATCGACCTGCTCGCGCCCGGCTCGGTCGACAAGGCCGCGAGCGACCTCGGGCCGCTCGACATCGTCGTGCTGACCGCCGCGACGAACGTCCGCAAGCGGCTGCTGGACTACACGCGGGAGGAGTTCGACCGCGTCATCGCGCTGAACCTCGGCGTGACGTTCGAGGTCGTACGCGTCTTCGGCGCCGACATGGTCGCGCGCGGGCGGGGGAGCATCATCGGCTTCTCGTCGATTCGCGGCACGACCGTCGAACCCGGTCAGGGCCCGTACGCGGCCACGAAGGCCGGGCTGGTCCAGCTGTTCCGGACCGCGGCGGCGGAGTTCGGCCCGGCCGGCGTGCGGGTCAACGCGATCGCGCCCGGCGTCGTCGAGACGCCGCTGACCGCGCAGATCAAAGCGAACCCCGAGTGGTACGACGCATACGCGGCGAAGGGCGCGTTGGGGCGCTGGGCGCGTCCGGACGAGCTCGCCGGCGCGGTCGTCTACCTCGCTTCGGACGCTTCGTCGTTCGTCACCGGCTCCGTGCTCGCGGTGGACGGCGGCTGGACCGCCGTCGACGGCCGCTTCGAACCGCCTGCCTCGTAA
- a CDS encoding ABC transporter permease — protein sequence MRNLVIGGVLVGLVVLAALLSFVWTPFDPVKVDAANRLLGSGAAHWFGTDKFGRDLLSQIMVGARTTLYVGVVAVGIAAVIGTPLGILAGMSPRWLGEFVMRVNDLVLAFPALLLAIMFGAVFGADTLTAMVAIGIATIPSFARIARSGTLQVMSTEFVLAARAGGRSRPDIAVRHVLPNISGLLIVQSSVSFAIAVLAEAALSFLGFGTRPPTPSWGRMLQESQELLTVHPRLALVPGIAIAVAVLGFNLLGDGLRDRLDPRLAARV from the coding sequence ATGCGCAATCTCGTGATCGGCGGGGTCCTCGTCGGGCTGGTCGTGCTCGCCGCGCTGCTGTCGTTCGTCTGGACGCCGTTCGACCCGGTGAAGGTCGACGCGGCGAACCGGCTGCTCGGCTCGGGCGCGGCGCACTGGTTCGGCACCGACAAGTTCGGCCGGGACCTGCTGAGCCAGATCATGGTCGGCGCGCGGACGACGTTGTACGTCGGTGTGGTCGCGGTCGGCATCGCCGCCGTGATCGGCACGCCGCTGGGCATCCTCGCCGGGATGTCGCCGCGGTGGCTCGGCGAGTTCGTCATGCGCGTCAACGACCTCGTGCTCGCGTTCCCCGCGCTGCTGCTGGCGATCATGTTCGGCGCGGTGTTCGGGGCGGACACGCTGACCGCGATGGTCGCGATCGGCATCGCCACGATCCCGTCGTTCGCGCGGATCGCCCGGTCCGGGACGCTGCAGGTGATGAGCACCGAGTTCGTGCTCGCCGCGCGGGCAGGCGGCCGGTCGCGGCCGGACATCGCCGTGCGGCACGTGCTGCCGAACATCTCCGGCCTGCTGATCGTCCAGTCTTCGGTGTCGTTCGCGATCGCCGTGCTCGCCGAAGCCGCGTTGTCGTTCCTGGGCTTCGGCACGCGGCCGCCGACGCCGTCGTGGGGCCGGATGCTGCAGGAGTCCCAGGAACTTTTGACCGTGCACCCGCGGCTGGCGCTGGTGCCTGGCATCGCGATCGCCGTCGCGGTCCTCGGCTTCAACCTCCTCGGCGACGGCTTGCGCGACCGGCTGGACCCCCGATTGGCGGCTCGCGTATGA
- a CDS encoding ABC transporter ATP-binding protein: MTLSVRGLSVSSLVRDVSFEIGAGERVGLIGESGSGKSLTALSVMGLLPDELRASGSIRLGDRELLGMSEKDLSRLRGDELAMVFQEPMTALNPAMRVGRQVTEPGRIHGRRHRAEDLLGAVGLAGTARAYPHQLSGGQRQRVVLAMALANEPSLLICDEPTTALDVTVQAQILALIKAALSRESALLFITHDLAVVASVCERVLVMLDGEIVEAGSTREVLTAPKHEYTRKLLAASDLEARR; the protein is encoded by the coding sequence ATGACGCTCTCGGTGCGTGGCCTCAGCGTTTCTTCCCTCGTCCGGGACGTGTCCTTCGAGATCGGCGCGGGCGAGCGGGTCGGCCTGATCGGCGAGTCCGGGTCCGGGAAGTCGCTGACCGCGTTGTCGGTCATGGGCCTGCTCCCGGACGAACTCCGCGCGTCGGGCTCGATCCGGCTGGGTGACCGCGAGCTGCTCGGAATGTCCGAAAAGGACCTGTCCCGGTTGCGCGGCGACGAGCTGGCGATGGTGTTCCAAGAGCCGATGACGGCGTTGAACCCGGCCATGCGTGTCGGCCGTCAGGTCACCGAGCCCGGCCGGATCCACGGCCGCCGCCACCGCGCGGAAGACCTCCTCGGCGCGGTCGGCCTGGCCGGCACTGCGCGCGCGTACCCGCACCAGCTCTCCGGCGGGCAGCGGCAGCGGGTGGTGCTGGCGATGGCGCTGGCCAACGAGCCGTCGCTGCTGATCTGCGACGAGCCGACCACGGCGCTCGACGTCACCGTGCAGGCCCAGATCCTCGCCCTCATCAAAGCCGCACTTTCACGTGAAAGTGCGCTCCTCTTCATCACGCACGACCTCGCGGTGGTGGCGTCGGTGTGCGAGCGCGTGCTCGTGATGCTCGACGGCGAGATCGTCGAAGCGGGCTCGACGCGCGAAGTCCTGACGGCGCCGAAGCACGAGTACACCCGCAAGCTCCTGGCCGCTTCGGACCTGGAGGCCCGCCGATGA